Proteins encoded together in one Penicillium digitatum chromosome 1, complete sequence window:
- a CDS encoding Negative transcriptional regulator, with translation MCLRVVYEEGQLPVLQQFIRDNPFGIRDNPPIYSSIQSSHIPFVLNVPLSTADDDTIPTDILRGHMAKQNP, from the coding sequence ATGTGTCTCCGCGTCGTCTACGAGGAGGGACAACTTCCCGTCCTACAGCAATTCATCCGTGACAACCCATTCGGCATCCGCGACAACCCCCCGATCTACTCATCCATCCAATCTAGCCACATCCCCTTCGTCCTCAATGTACCTCTATCGACTGCGGACGATGACACAATCCCGACCGACATCCTGCGCGGACACATGGCCAAGCAGAACCCATAA
- a CDS encoding Ribophorin II encodes MGSAASKPAKSAVGAASRRQYPKQSAPPPRGLRKAPKETKAASAPTPTPAPKPTASPSPASAPAPPSQGPTYHSKEQASSVKSDAIDLDGRDPDFAASLRSIGPVNPSPTFSNSSTFNLPGSKQIVFPHASNPALLVVTARQRLTEAAEREAEYFGYANHPGRSFLDALTIQQVLTMRDRQGMRRGDIERFLGLKKGVLERLGKDEIVSRIT; translated from the exons ATGGGTTCTGCTGCTTCAAAGCCCGCTAAGTCAGCAGTTGGCGCAGCATCACGGCGCCAGTACCCCAAACAGTCGGCTCCTCCACCGAGGGGCCTGCGCAAAGCTCCGAAAGAAACCAAAGCAGCGTCTGCACCTACGCCTACCCCCGCACCCAAGCCCACGGCTAGTCCCTCGCCTGCTAGTGCACCTGCGCCTCCCTCTCAAGGTCCAACATACCATTCAAAGGAGCAAGCATCCAGCGTGAAGTCTGATG CTATTGACCTGGACGGTCGAGATCCTGACTTTGCCGCCTCCCTCCGGTCAATAGGCCCCGTCAACCCATCACCTACGTTCTCGAACTCAAGTACCTTTAACCTCCCTGGATCAAAGCAAATTGTCTTTCCACATGCTTCCAACCCGGCACTCCTAGTTGTCACTGCTCGGCAGCGTCTCACAGAAGCTGCCGAAAGAGAAGCTGAGTACTTCGGTTATGCGAATCACCCGGGGAGATCGTTCCTGGATGCCCTGACTATCCAACAGGTGTTGACGATGCGTGATAGGCAGGGTATGCGTCGTGGGGATATTGAACGGTTCCTCGGGTTGAAGAAGGGGGTTTTGGAGCGGTTAGGAAAGGATGAGATTGTGTCGCGCATTACGTGA
- a CDS encoding Major facilitator superfamily domain, general substrate transporter: MVPQATGPGSESLGIQDIEPVTTTTGQRVLVTNEKPRQSIISESYDLGAGDENPTIDELHGPNALRRISAPIPWVVYTVAFVELCERFSYYGTQVLYSNFVNHALPLPVPNGPPGSSHATGAGGPSSQGVSGALGKGVETASAINTFNTFWCYCLPLVSAYIADEYWGRYKTISWSIGAAILGHIILVVSAIPPVLTNTDASFAVFILGVIIMGLGTGGFKPNISALVVEQIPAVNLKVRTLETGERVVVDPTITQSRIYHYFYMFINIGALTGQIGMAYAEKYIGFWLAFLLPTLMFLTTPFIMWWGRKRYRQSSPAGSVTYKAIKTFLFCMRNRWHYNPYIFWKRTHDGTLWDTAKPSSIEPEFRPKWMTFDDAWVDEVRRGFAACAVFCYFPVYWLAYNQLTNNLTAQAGTMTLKGVPNDVVNNLDPLALLIFVPLCDTLLYPGLRKMGIHFTAIKKITLGFLLASLSMIWAAVIQHYIYKTSPCGYRANNCYTDDGSVNPSPIIVWAQTGSYVLVAISEIFAIITSMEYAYSKAPRNMRSLVQAINLFTNAISAAIAEALITLSRDPLLIWNYAVFAILTLVGGTIFIIQFWSLDKEEDELNNLPAGHVQANENVENQATFEHAEISAGRG, encoded by the exons ATGGTGCCTCAGGCCACAGGCCCAGGCTCGGAATCTCTCGGTATTCAGGACATCGAGCCCGTTACCACCACCACAGGGCAAAGGGTTCTAGTTACCAATGAGAAGCCCCGGCAAAGTATCATCTCTGAGTCGTACGACCTTGGCGCGGGTGACGAGAACCCAACCATTGATGAACTTCACGGCCCCAATGCCTTGCGTCGCATCTCAGCTCCGATTCCCTGGGTCGTCTACACCGTTGCATTTGTTGAACTGTGCGAGCGTTTCTCCTACTACGGAACCCAAGTCCTCT ACTCTAACTTTGTGAACCACGCACTTCCCCTTCCTGTCCCGAATGGTCCTCCGGGATCAAGCCATGCCACTGGAGCTGGTGGCCCTAGCTCCCAGGGTGTATCGGGTGCCTTGGGCAAGGGTGTCGAAACTGCCAGTGCCATCAACACTTTCAACACCTTTTGGTGCTACTGCCTCCCTCTGGTGAGTGCCTACATCGCCGACGAGTACTGGGGACGATACAAGACCATCTCCTGGTCTATTGGGGCTGCCATTCTCGGTCATATCATTTTGGTTGTCTCTGCCATCCCACCGGTGCTCACAAACACAGATGCTTCCTTCGCTGTGTTCATTCTGGGCGTGATAATCATGGGTTTAGGGACGGGTGGCTTCAAGCCCAACATATCCGCTCTTGTTGTCGAGCAGATACCTGCTGTCAATCTCAAGGTGCGTACACTCGAAACGGGTGAGCGTGTTGTCGTCGACCCCACTATCACCCAGAGCCGTATCTACCACTATTTCTACATGTTCATCAACATCGGCGCATTGACAGGTCAGATCGGCATGGCTTATGCGGAAAAGTATATTGGCTTCTGGTTGGCCTTCTTACTACCCACGCTCATGTTCCTGACTACTCCATTCATCATGTGGTGGGGCCGCAAGCGCTATCGCCAGTCTTCCCCGGCAGGCTCGGTGACTTACAAGGCTATCAAGACATTCCTGTTTTGTATGCGCAACCGCTGGCACTACAATCCGTACATCTTCTGGAAGCGAACACACGATGGCACTCTCTGGGACACGGCGAAGCCTTCTAGCATTGAGCCCGAATTCCGGCCTAAGTGGATGACCTTCGATGATGCATGGGTGGACGAAGTGCGCCGTGGATTTGCCGCTTGTGCTGTCTTTTGCTATTTCCCGGTCTACTGGCTAGCCTACAATCAATTAACAAACAATCTCACCGCACAGGCTGGTACGATGACTTTGAAAGGCGTCCCCAACGACGTTGTGAACAATCTTGATCCGTTGGCGCTACTCATCTTCGTCCCGCTCTGCGACACGCTCCTATACCCCGGGTTGCGCAAAATGGGTATCCATTTCACGGCTATCAAGAAAATCACCCTTGGTTTCTTGCTGGCGTCGCTCTCCATGATCTGGGCAGCTGTCATCCAACACTACATCTACAAAACTTCGCCCTGCGGTTACCGGGCCAACAACTGCTACACCGACGATGGCAGCGTCAACCCGTCCCCCATCATTGTCTGGGCTCAGACTGGTTCATACGTTCTAGTTGCTATATCGGAGATCTTTGCCATCATCACCTCGATGGAGTATGCTTACTCGAAGGCGCCTCGCAATATGCGTTCCCTCGTCCAGGCCATCAATTTGTTCACCAACGCCATCTCCGCTGCGATTGCTGAGGCTTTGATCACGCTATCCAGGGACCCCCTGTTGATCTGGAATTATGCAGTCTTCGCTATCTTAACCTTGGTCGGTGGAACCA
- a CDS encoding Oligosaccharyltransferase subunit ribophorin II, putative, which produces MHLWQATAPFCLMAAAALPGAAATAWGFTDATVAVQAKGAGVNGGFKEQFTASKPLSKPISLFGADTLRITLTAQEENSPKRPDQAFLLLKDAQTGLDISYPFSVKDNGKSRVELTQKDLPIQFLSLSSPVDAHVVIGGFGNSEAYDSSVFKLSIDHNPEEAVPTVETERYGKKPEIHHIFKDPASSPPIVLTLAFVGMVGATIPALAGLWLFLGANINHLPTALKSAPLSHAVFLGSLVSFEGIFFLYYTSWNLFQILPAMAVVGAIAFVSGSRALGEVQGRRLAGLR; this is translated from the exons ATGCATCTGTGGCAGGCCACCGCTCCATTCTGCCTAATGGCTGCAGCTGCCTTGCCCGGCGCCGCCGCCACAGCCTGGGGCTTTACTGATGCCACCGTGGCCGTTCAAGCTAAAGGTGCTGGTGTCAATGGAGGATTTAAGGAACA ATTTACTGCATCTAAGCCGCTCTCCAAGCCCATTTCCCTTTTCGGTGCTGATACCCTACGCATCACCTTGACAGCCCAGGAAGAAAACTCTCCAAAGCGGCCAGACCAGGCTTTCCTTTTGCTCAAGGATGCTCAGACTGGATTGGATATCTCTTACCCTTTTAGTGTCAAGGATAATGGCAAGTCAAGAGTCGAATTG ACCCAGAAGGACCTGCCTATTCAATTCCTGTCCCTGTCCAGTCCAGTTGATGCGcatgttgtcattggtggaTTTGGAAACTCCGAGGCCTACGACAGCTCCGTGTTCAAGTTGTCGATTGATCATAACCCTGAAGAGGCCGTGCCGACCGTTGAAACCGAGCGATACGGCAAGAAGCCCGAGATCCACCATATCTTCAAGGATCCCGCGTCTAGCCCGCCAATTGTCCTCACGTTGGCATTTGTTGGCATGGTCGGCGCTACTATTCCTGCTCTTGCTGGCTTG TGGCTTTTCCTCGGCGCCAACATCAACCACCTACCCACCGCATTGAAATCTGCCCCTCTCTCGCACGCCGTCTTCCTCGGATCCCTGGTCTCATTTGAGGGGATCTTCTTCCTCTACTATACCTCGTGGAACTTGTTCCAGATCCTCCCCGCGATGGCCGTTGTCGGTGCGATCGCATTTGTCAGTGGCAGCCGTGCGCTGGGTGAAGTGCAGGGCCGGCGCCTTGCTGGTCTCCGGTAA
- a CDS encoding Regulatory protein Ral2, putative: MMSRSQSSLGYMDSGREDSAPGGSPSLNQQSASGPINLSGLVCNVRRTSGKEPRPLVGATTTILGDKLYVFGGRILSRSRPQLTSDLYELDLIRRHWTKVEPAGDVPPPRYFHSVCALGDNKLVCYGGMSPAPSTRDPENPAEPPSQSQSEVVVMSDIHIFDVPSRVWTRVAAHESPQGRYAHCATILPSSACFTSASAPLSAIHNNPESSTHQGTLGVDIDGFGGAEMVVVGGQDSSNHYIEQISVFNLRSLKWTNTSPLGRSCGAYRSVVAPLVEMDVSEIGSSAPDRDQHEPIQGSTESPGCPMLIYSNYNFLDVKLELQVRLPDGRLVERPMQSQASPPGLRFPNGGIINGHFVVSGTYLTSSKQEYALWALDLKTLTWGRIDAGGSVFGQGSWNRGVLWPRRNSFVILGHRKRSLVDDYNHRRINFSNICLVELEAFGLYNNSCRTSPTSGYTSYSSSSVPASLQKKLMQLTSGGRPLSAASNELGKLAQSLSEMGDMDLQAVGGERISVNSRLLTRRWGPYFIQLLRESSEGGIADIGTLRSSQIHPSRNSSITITPSIGSDTTTLVNQSVYSKNLLENLEIPSAHSLAPTSRPRVLYLPHTILTLQVLVHYLYTSALPPAGTSLCTPQILCSLLQLARPYQIDGLLEATVERLHQVLDGRNAAAVFNAAAMAAGGGRGTGFNGGPGGTLEALNGAYTGHNGTTPTIGDQSNSQHGALTPYSSDTEHGAASASAASSTGDVSNFARCIPSLRIDTSVSQHPRKRSTHRDREDSVSNPSTATSASSASFSQSDSEWVSGDDSRSQSRSARHRRDADAKSRRPQRELWTGDLSSVIGLQKRGLRGLMEGRRMRERSSKPASNGSNSTSMPQSAGSGDQHVPLQGVAS, encoded by the coding sequence ATGATGTCGCGAAGTCAGTCGAGTTTGGGATACATGGATTCAGGGCGAGAGGACTCTGCGCCGGGGGGCTCTCCGTCCCTTAACCAGCAGTCTGCCTCTGGGCCCATCAATCTCTCTGGTCTGGTATGCAATGTGCGGCGAACGTCCGGCAAGGAACCTCGTCCGCTCGTCGGTGCCACTACGACCATCCTGGGCGATAAGCTATATGTGTTCGGAGGCCGGATCCTCTCGCGCAGTCGCCCTCAACTCACCTCCGACCTTTACGAACTGGACTTGATTCGACGACATTGGACGAAAGTTGAGCCCGCTGGAGATGTTCCACCGCCGCGGTACTTCCACAGTGTGTGTGCGTTGGGGGATAACAAGTTAGTCTGTTATGGAGGCATGTCACCCGCACCGAGTACAAGGGACCCCGAAAACCCCGCGGAACCGCCATCGCAGTCGCAATCGGAAGTCGTGGTCATGTCGGATATTCACATCTTTGATGTGCCATCGCGGGTGTGGACTCGTGTTGCTGCCCATGAATCTCCTCAGGGGCGCTATGCACACTGTGCTACGATTCTTCCGTCGAGCGCTTGCTTCACATCTGCTAGTGCACCACTGTCCGCCATCCACAATAATCCTGAATCTTCCACTCATCAAGGCACACTTGGCGTGGATATTGACGGCTTTGGAGGTGCAGAGATGGTGGTGGTCGGAGGCCAGGATAGTTCCAATCACTACATCGAGCAAATCAGTGTTTTTAACTTGCGGAGTCTCAAGTGGACCAACACTAGCCCCCTGGGAAGGAGCTGCGGCGCTTATCGCAGTGTTGTAGCTCCTCTGGTGGAAATGGATGTCTCTGAAATTGGGTCCTCAGCTCCAGACCGCGATCAACACGAGCCGATTCAAGGTAGCACTGAATCGCCAGGTTGCCCTATGCTGATATACTCCAACTATAACTTCCTCGATGTCAAGCTGGAGCTGCAAGTGCGCCTGCCGGACGGACGCCTTGTCGAACGACCGATGCAGAGCCAAGCGTCTCCCCCGGGACTACGTTTCCCTAACGGTGGCATTATCAACGGCCACTTCGTTGTTAGTGGTACCTACCTGACTTCATCGAAGCAGGAATATGCGCTGTGGGCTCTCGACCTAAAGACATTGACTTGGGGCCGTATTGACGCCGGAGGGTCAGTGTTTGGACAAGGTAGTTGGAACCGAGGAGTGCTTTGGCCTCGACGAAATTCTTTTGTGATTCTTGGACACCGGAAGCGAAGCCTTGTTGATGATTACAATCACCGGCGAATCAACTTCTCGAACATCTGTCTAGTCGAGCTAGAGGCCTTTGGACTCTATAACAATTCCTGCCGCACTTCTCCAACCTCTGGATATACGTCTTATAGCTCCTCTTCTGTTCCAGCATCTCTGCAGAAGAAACTAATGCAGTTGACCTCAGGTGGACGGCCATTGTCTGCCGCATCCAATGAGCTAGGCAAGCTCGCGCAATCTTTGTCGGAAATGGGAGACATGGATTTGCAGGCTGTGGGGGGAGAACGTATCTCTGTCAACTCCCGCCTGCTGACTCGGCGCTGGGGTCCTTACTTTATCCAACTCCTCCGCGAGTCGTCGGAAGGAGGTATTGCAGATATCGGGACTCTTCGTTCATCCCAGATACACCCGAGCCGCAACTCGAGTATCACCATTACTCCCTCGATAGGTTCTGATACAACCACTCTTGTCAACCAGTCTGTCTATTCGAAAAATCTGCTTGAGAACCTCGAGATTCCATCTGCTCACAGCCTCGCCCCAACCTCCCGACCGCGTGTGCTGTACCTTCCCCATACCATTTTAACTCTTCAGGTGCTGGTTCATTACCTTTACACATCAGCCCTCCCACCTGCAGGTACCTCGCTTTGCACCCCACAAATTCTCTGCTCGCTACTACAACTCGCACGTCCGTACCAGATCGACGGACTACTAGAAGCCACAGTCGAAAGACTCCATCAAGTCCTCGATGGGCGCAACGCAGCAGCTGTATTCAACGCAGCTGCCATGGCTGCTGGCGGTGGTCGCGGTACTGGATTCAATGGTGGACCAGGAGGTACACTCGAGGCTCTGAATGGAGCTTATACTGGGCACAATGGCACTACGCCCACAATTGGCGATCAAAGCAACTCCCAACACGGTGCACTCACACCGTACTCGTCCGACACAGAGCACGGCGCTGCCTCCGCGTCGGCAGCGAGCAGCACGGGCGATGTTTCAAACTTCGCTCGATGCATTCCATCTCTTCGCATCGACACCAGTGTCTCCCAACATCCTCGCAAGCGCAGCACCCATCGCGACCGCGAGGATTCTGTTAGCAACCCAAGCACAGCGACATCTGCGTCCAGCGCTAGTTTCAGCCAGTCCGACTCTGAGTGGGTCAGCGGCGACGACAGCCGCTCGCAGTCCCGCTCTGCCCGTCACCGCCGTGACGCAGACGCCAAGTCGCGTCGTCCCCAACGTGAGCTCTGGACTGGTGATTTAAGCAGTGTTATCGGTCTTCAGAAGCGTGGCTTGCGTGGTCTCATGGAGGGCCGTCGCATGCGCGAGCGTAGTTCGAAGCCTGCCAGCAATGGCAGTAACTCGACATCTATGCCACAGTCGGCTGGCTCAGGCGATCAGCACGTTCCTTTACAAGGAGTTGCTAGTTGA
- a CDS encoding putative polyketide synthase, translating into MVVEGEVAQGPHDGAQSFIASAPLARKSKSEALDNFGTHIVDRAAQILGLQPHKFHLNSVPFAWHGVDPLIGMVLQIWLFKRFEFQASVHALRNLNTTF; encoded by the coding sequence ATGGTCGTCGAAGGTGAGGTAGCACAAGGACCTCATGACGGGGCTCAGTCATTCATCGCATCTGCACCCCTTGCACGCAAGTCCAAGTCCGAAGCCTTGGATAATTTTGGAACACACATTGTAGACAGGGCCGCACAGATTTTGGGACTGCAGCCTCACAAGTTCCACCTTAACAGCGTGCCCTTTGCGTGGCATGGGGTGGACCCTTTGATCGGGATGGTACTGCAAATCTGGTTGTTCAAGAGGTTCGAATTTCAGGCCAGTGTTCACGCCCTGCGGAACCTCAACACCACATTTTAA
- a CDS encoding Alkaline phosphatase-like, alpha/beta/alpha — translation MSIFALLPPLPPFLFSALVVSGLASKALHIALHIQSLPFLYFVLYSPTLVLPDVLVIIFARVLLRFQTPESRWQWLSTGLGGALSLITWGASSIQFGFFMQTGAEVAWAAGGSFLSDPAAMKILLSGVSTVSAAATVLGLMAWLLHSHLYNITGLGLQAIRDLCVGGYKARYTLISTPSKSCMASIDIRSFRRTIPTVAICVSLIFLELTRPAIPYDHLSGALPLTLLDAFQKKSATVEGCREPARPFPLVTNENGVSRPQFQPDSTLVEQWSRATWLPENPPSGFSRWDLSPSDRAVKDNHYSFVCPGDEGAFYNPKNDPLMVTNLGGEIYEPLQKAFKEHSVEVNHVVLLTLESGRKELFPTQQGTPLFEGLLASHKKQKINGAIDRLVNMTPVAQQLTGEYATDSKGNKVDLSHSSWHTPPQEGMGGLNVRGAVTGSSLTFKSVLGSHCGVNPLPVDLLEESMLEIYQPCLPQIFDLFNQGKSQSEKRFLNASSESESAALKNPWKSVFMQSITDDYDRQDILNQNMGFKHKVVKSTMLAPQAKHKAQGEEINYFGFAETELRPYLMDLFEEAANNKTRMFLSHVTSTTHHPWSTPEDFEKESYMGDQGSVNHDLMNDYLNAARFVDIWLGDIMNMLHQTGIANETLVVVVGDHGQAFGEDNKDMTGTYENGHISNFRVPLVFHHPHMPRVDITANATALSIVPTILDLLVQSNSLDERDSEIASSLLPEYQGQSLIRPFLPSMEEPPHRRDHGHHHPPPDEQPEHEGVDNQLEARSHPESPAKRIVWNMGLINAGGSMLSVMAADVPYRLILPLKDGFEYTFTHLGKDPGETHPTKAWTLASLIKEVNVKFGKESAEWLKDAELVGKWWVSEQKRIWGYREA, via the exons ATGTCCATCTTCGCTCTCTTACCACCGTTGCCGCCCTTTCTTTTCTCGGCACTCGTCGTGAGTGGTCTCGCCTCAAAGGCCTTACATATTGCGCTACATATTCAGTCCTTACCGTTCCTCTACTTCGTCCTCTATTCGCCCACCCTTGTCCTACCTGATGTGTTGGTTATCATTTTCGCGCGAGTCTTGTTACGCTTCCAGACACCAGAGAGTCGTTGGCAATGGCTTTCAACTGGGTTGGGAGGGGCACTATC CCTAATCACATGGggtgcttcttccatccagTTCGGATTCTTCATGCAGACCGGTGCAGAGGTCGCCTGGGCAGCTGGCGGTAGCTTCCTGAGCGACCCGGCGGCCATGAAAATCCTCCTTAGCGGTGTCTCGACTGTATCCGCTGCAGCCACCGTCCTCGGACTAATGGCATGGTTGCTTCATTCGCATTTGTACAACATCACCGGTCTAGGCTTGCAGGCAATCCGAGACCTGTGCGTGGGGGGATACAAAGCGCGTTATACATTGATTTCCACCCCCAGCAAATCGTGCATGGCCTCGATAGACATCCGGTCATTCCGTCGCACTATTCCCACAGTCGCCATCTGTGTGTCGCTCATTTTCTTGGAACTAACTAGGCCCGCTATACCGTATGATCATCTATCTGGAGCTTTGCCGCTGACATTGCTCGATgctttccaaaaaaaatcggCCACGGTGGAGGGCTGCCGCGAGCCCGCCAGGCCATTTCCTTTAGTCACGAATGAAAACGGCGTCTCCCGTCCTCAATTCCAACCGGACTCGACGCTTGTGGAACAGTGGTCACGGGCTACATGGCTCCCCGAAAACCCGCCCTCGGGATTTAGCCGCTGGGATCTCAGCCCGAGCGATCGTGCAGTAAAAGACAATCACTATTCTTTTGTTTGTCCCGGTGATGAGGGCGCATTCTATAACCCGAAGAACGACCCGCTAATGGTCACGAATCTGGGCGGTGAAATTTATGAGCCCCTACAAAAGGCTTTTAAAGAGCACTCCGTTGAGGTCAACCATGTAGTGCTATTAACGCTCGAAAGTGGCCGCAAGGAGCTGTTCCCCACACAACAGGGTACCCCATTGTTCGAGGGTCTTCTCGCGTCCCATAAGAAGCAGAAAATCAACGGGGCAATTGACCGTCTGGTCAACATGACCCCGGTCGCACAACAGTTGACCGGCGAGTACGCAACCGATAGCAAGGGGAATAAAGTCGACTTGAGCCACTCTTCGTGGCACACCCCACCACAAGAAGGTATGGGTGGACTTAATGTCCGTGGCGCCGTGACGGGTAGCTCCCTGACGTTCAAGAGTGTTTTGGGAAGTCACTGTGGTGTGAATCCTTTACCGGTGGATCTTCTGGAGGAGTCTATGCTTGAAATCTATCAGCCTTGCTTGCCTCAGATTTTTGATCTGTTCAATCAAGGCAAGTCGCAATCGGAAAAGCGCTTCCTGAACGCTTCCTCTGAAAGCGAATCCGCGGCTCTCAAGAACCCTTGGAAGTCCGTATTTATGCAGTCAATTACCGATGACTATGACCGTCAGGATATCCTAAACCAAAACATGGGCTTTAAGCACAAGGTGGTCAAGAGTACTATGCTAGCTCCCCAGGCAAAGCACAAAGCTCAGGGCGAAGAGATCAACTACTTCGGATTTGCGGAGACTGAGCTCCGACCCTATTTGATGGACCTCTTCGAGGAGGCTGCCAATAACAAGACCCGCATGTTCCTTTCGCATGTCACCAGCACAACCCACCACCCCTGGAGCACGCCAGAAGACTTCGAGAAAGAATCATACATGGGGGACCAAGGAAGCGTCAACCACGACCTGATGAACGACTACCTGAATGCCGCCCGGTTCGTCGATATCTGGCTCGGCGATATCATGAACATGCTCCACCAAACTGGTATTGCAAACGAGACCCTAGTCGTTGTCGTCGGAGACCATGGCCAAGCCTTCGGTGAAGATAACAAGGACATGACCGGAACATATGAGAACGGCCACATTAGCAATTTCCGCGTACCATTGGTTTTCCACCACCCGCACATGCCTCGAGTAGACATCACCGCCAACGCAACCGCCCTTTCCATTGTCCCTACCATCCTGGATCTTCTTGTCCAGTCCAACTCCCTGGACGAGCGCGACTCCGAGATCGCCTCTTCCCTCCTCCCAGAGTATCAAGGCCAGTCTCTAATACGTCCTTTCCTCCCCTCTATGGAGGAACCGCCGCACCGCCGGGACCATGGCCACCACCATCCCCCACCTGATGAGCAACCAGAGCACGAAGGAGTAGACAACCAGCTCGAAGCCCGGTCCCACCCAGAAAGCCCAGCCAAGCGCATCGTTTGGAACATGGGACTGATTAACGCCGGTGGCTCGATGCTCTCCGTCATGGCAGCTGATGTTCCTTACCGTCTCATCCTTCCCCTGAAGGATGGCTTTGAGTACACATTCACCCACCTAGGCAAAGACCCCGGTGAAACCCACCCTACCAAGGCGTGGACTCTTGCATCCCTTATCAAAGAGGTTAATGTTAAATTTGGCAAGGAGTCTGCTGAATGGCTCAAGGATGCTGAGCTAGTTGGCAAGTGGTGGGTGAGTGAACAAAAACGCATTTGGGGTTACCGTGAAGCCTAG
- a CDS encoding Short chain dehydrogenase, putative, whose amino-acid sequence MSVSIETTTVPTAPMNAQPVWMGQKSRMPEFNLAGKVVLVSGAARGLGLVQAEALLEAGARVYALDRLEEPAPEFEQIQQRAKELGTALHYRRIDVRDTELLNSVIETIANEEGRMDGLVAAAGIQQETPALEYSAKDSNTMFEVNVTGVFMTSQAVAKQMIRFGNGGSIALIASMSGTIANRGLICPAYNASKAAVLQLARNLAAEWGTYNIRVNTISPGYIITAMVEKLFIEFPERRDQWPKENMLGRLSRPEEYRGAAVFLLSDASSFMTGSDLRMDGGHAAW is encoded by the exons ATGTCTGTTTCTATCGAAACCACTACAGTTCCCACTGCTCCTATGAACGCCCAGCCCGTCTGGATGGGTCAGAAGTCCAGAATGCCCGAGTTCAATCTCGCTGGAAAGGTGGTGTTGGTCTCGGGTGCTGCCCGGGGCCTAGGATTGGTCCAAGCAGAGGCTCTATTGGAGGCCGGAGCGAGGGTATATGCACTCGACCGTCTGGAAGAGCCG GCCCCCGAGTTCGAGCAGATCCAGCAGCGCGCAAAGGAGCTTGGCACCGCGTTGCACTACCGTCGTATTGACGTGCGTGACACAGAACTTCTCAACAGTGTCATCGAGACCATCGCCAATGAAGAGGGACGTATGGATGGTCTCGTTGCCGCAGCGGGTATCCAGCAGGAGACTCCAGCCCTCGAATATTCAGCTAAGGACAGCAACACTATGTTTGAGGTCAACGTTACGGGAGTGTTCATGACTTCCCAGGCTGTGGCGAAGCAAATGATTCGCTTCGGAAATGGTGGTAGCATCGCCCTGATCGCTTCTATGAGCGGTACCATTGCCAATAGA GGTCTTATTTGCCCCGCCTATAACGCTAGCAAGGCTGCTGTCCTCCAGCTCGCCCGCAACCTCGCTGCCGAATGGGGCACTTACAACATCCGCGTCAACACCATCTCTCCTGGCTATATTATTACTGCTATGGTTGAGAAGTTGTTCATCGAGTTCCCTGAGCGTCGAGACCAGTGGCCCAAAGAGAACATGCTTGGTCGGCTCTCCCGACCGGAAGAGTACCGTGGCGCCGCTGTCTTCTTGCTCAGCGATGCGAGCAGCTTCATGACTGGAAGCGACCTACGCATGGATGGTGGTCACGCCGCGTGGTAG